Proteins encoded within one genomic window of Ovis aries strain OAR_USU_Benz2616 breed Rambouillet chromosome 1, ARS-UI_Ramb_v3.0, whole genome shotgun sequence:
- the PKNOX1 gene encoding homeobox protein PKNOX1 isoform X3, translated as MQVVTELKTEQDPNCSEPDVEGVSPPPVGSQTPMDADKQAIYRHPLFPLLALLFEKCEQSTQGSEGTTSASFDVDIENFVRKQEKEGKPFFCEDPETDNLMVKAIQVLRIHLLELEKVNELCKDFCSRYIACLKTKMNSETLLSGEPGSPYSPVQSQQIQSAITGTLSPQGIVVPASALQQGNVTMATVAGGTVYQPVTVVTPQGQVVTQALSPGTIRIQNSQLQLQLNQDLSILHQDDGSSKNKRGVLPKHATNVMRSWLFQHIGHPYPTEDEKKQIAAQTNLTLLQVNNWFINARRRILQPMLDSSCSETPKTKKKTAQNRPVQRFWPDSIASGAAQPAASELTVSEGAVVTITAPVSMNVDSLQSLSSDGATLAVQQVMMAEQSEDDSVDSTGDGGAALAPGHLGGLVLENSDSLQ; from the exons ATGCAGGTAGTCACAGAGTTAAAAACGGAGCAAGACCCCAACTGCTCTGAACCAGATGTGGAAGGAGTGAGCCCTCCCCCGGTGGGGTCCCAGACACCGATGGATGCAGATAAGCAGGCCATTTATAG GCATCCACTATTTCCATTATTAGCTTTGTTGTTTGAAAAATGTGAACAGTCTACCCAGGGCTCAGAAGGCACAACTTCTGCCAGTTTCGATGTGGACATTGAGAACTTTGTgaggaagcaggagaaggagggaaagCCCTTCTTCTGTGAAGATCCAGAAACTGACAATTTA ATGGTAAAAGCCATCCAGGTTCTGCGTATTCATCTTCTTGAGCTGGAAAAGGTTAATGAACTCTGCAAAGATTTCTGCAGTCGCTATATTGCTTGTCTAAAAACGAAGATGAACAGCGAGACTCTCCTGAGTGGGGAACCTGGCAGCCCATACTCTCCCGTCCAGTCCCAG CAGATTCAAAGTGCCATCACAGGCACTCTTAGCCCCCAAGGAATTGTGGTGCCAGCATCCGCTTTGCAGCAGGGGAATGTCACCATGGCAACAGTGGCAG GGGGTACAGTCTATCAGCCTGTCACAGTTGTCACTCCCCAAGGCCAAGTGGTGACACAGGCGTTGTCGCCTGGTACCATCCGGATCCAGAACTCCCAG CTTCAGTTACAGTTAAACCAAGATCTCAGCATCTTGCATCAAGATGACGGCTCATCTAAGAACAAGAGGGGGGTCCTGCCGAAGCACGCCACCAACGTGATGCGGTCCTGGCTCTTTCAGCACATCGGG CATCCGTACCcgacagaagatgagaaaaaACAGATTGCTGCTCAGACAAACTTGACACTACTCCAAGTGAACAACTG GTTCATCAATGCAAGAAGACGAATCCTACAGCCGATGTTGGATTCTAGTTGCTCAGAAactccaaaaacaaagaaaaaaactgctCAGAACAGACCCGTCCAGAGGTTTTGGCCTGACTCCATCGCCTCGGGAGCAGCACAGCCAGCCGCCAGTGAGCTGACTGTGTCTGAAG GGGCCGTCGTGACCATCACCGCGCCGGTGAGCATGAACGTGGACAGCCTGCAGTCCCTGTCATCAGACGGGGCCACGTTGGCGGTGCAGCAGGTGATGATGGCCGAGCAGAGCGAGGATGACTCAGTGGACAGCACAGGGGATGGCGGGGCTGCGCTGGCGCCCGGCCACCTGGGCGGGCTGGTCCTGGAGAACAGCGACTCCCTGCAGTAG
- the PKNOX1 gene encoding homeobox protein PKNOX1 isoform X2, protein MMATQTLSIDSYPDGQQMQVVTELKTEQDPNCSEPDVEGVSPPPVGSQTPMDADKQAIYRHPLFPLLALLFEKCEQSTQGSEGTTSASFDVDIENFVRKQEKEGKPFFCEDPETDNLMVKAIQVLRIHLLELEKVNELCKDFCSRYIACLKTKMNSETLLSGEPGSPYSPVQSQIQSAITGTLSPQGIVVPASALQQGNVTMATVAGGTVYQPVTVVTPQGQVVTQALSPGTIRIQNSQLQLQLNQDLSILHQDDGSSKNKRGVLPKHATNVMRSWLFQHIGHPYPTEDEKKQIAAQTNLTLLQVNNWFINARRRILQPMLDSSCSETPKTKKKTAQNRPVQRFWPDSIASGAAQPAASELTVSEGAVVTITAPVSMNVDSLQSLSSDGATLAVQQVMMAEQSEDDSVDSTGDGGAALAPGHLGGLVLENSDSLQ, encoded by the exons ATGATGGCGACACAGACACTGAGCATAGACAGCTATCCAGATGGGCAACAA ATGCAGGTAGTCACAGAGTTAAAAACGGAGCAAGACCCCAACTGCTCTGAACCAGATGTGGAAGGAGTGAGCCCTCCCCCGGTGGGGTCCCAGACACCGATGGATGCAGATAAGCAGGCCATTTATAG GCATCCACTATTTCCATTATTAGCTTTGTTGTTTGAAAAATGTGAACAGTCTACCCAGGGCTCAGAAGGCACAACTTCTGCCAGTTTCGATGTGGACATTGAGAACTTTGTgaggaagcaggagaaggagggaaagCCCTTCTTCTGTGAAGATCCAGAAACTGACAATTTA ATGGTAAAAGCCATCCAGGTTCTGCGTATTCATCTTCTTGAGCTGGAAAAGGTTAATGAACTCTGCAAAGATTTCTGCAGTCGCTATATTGCTTGTCTAAAAACGAAGATGAACAGCGAGACTCTCCTGAGTGGGGAACCTGGCAGCCCATACTCTCCCGTCCAGTCCCAG ATTCAAAGTGCCATCACAGGCACTCTTAGCCCCCAAGGAATTGTGGTGCCAGCATCCGCTTTGCAGCAGGGGAATGTCACCATGGCAACAGTGGCAG GGGGTACAGTCTATCAGCCTGTCACAGTTGTCACTCCCCAAGGCCAAGTGGTGACACAGGCGTTGTCGCCTGGTACCATCCGGATCCAGAACTCCCAG CTTCAGTTACAGTTAAACCAAGATCTCAGCATCTTGCATCAAGATGACGGCTCATCTAAGAACAAGAGGGGGGTCCTGCCGAAGCACGCCACCAACGTGATGCGGTCCTGGCTCTTTCAGCACATCGGG CATCCGTACCcgacagaagatgagaaaaaACAGATTGCTGCTCAGACAAACTTGACACTACTCCAAGTGAACAACTG GTTCATCAATGCAAGAAGACGAATCCTACAGCCGATGTTGGATTCTAGTTGCTCAGAAactccaaaaacaaagaaaaaaactgctCAGAACAGACCCGTCCAGAGGTTTTGGCCTGACTCCATCGCCTCGGGAGCAGCACAGCCAGCCGCCAGTGAGCTGACTGTGTCTGAAG GGGCCGTCGTGACCATCACCGCGCCGGTGAGCATGAACGTGGACAGCCTGCAGTCCCTGTCATCAGACGGGGCCACGTTGGCGGTGCAGCAGGTGATGATGGCCGAGCAGAGCGAGGATGACTCAGTGGACAGCACAGGGGATGGCGGGGCTGCGCTGGCGCCCGGCCACCTGGGCGGGCTGGTCCTGGAGAACAGCGACTCCCTGCAGTAG
- the PKNOX1 gene encoding homeobox protein PKNOX1 isoform X1, translating into MMATQTLSIDSYPDGQQMQVVTELKTEQDPNCSEPDVEGVSPPPVGSQTPMDADKQAIYRHPLFPLLALLFEKCEQSTQGSEGTTSASFDVDIENFVRKQEKEGKPFFCEDPETDNLMVKAIQVLRIHLLELEKVNELCKDFCSRYIACLKTKMNSETLLSGEPGSPYSPVQSQQIQSAITGTLSPQGIVVPASALQQGNVTMATVAGGTVYQPVTVVTPQGQVVTQALSPGTIRIQNSQLQLQLNQDLSILHQDDGSSKNKRGVLPKHATNVMRSWLFQHIGHPYPTEDEKKQIAAQTNLTLLQVNNWFINARRRILQPMLDSSCSETPKTKKKTAQNRPVQRFWPDSIASGAAQPAASELTVSEGAVVTITAPVSMNVDSLQSLSSDGATLAVQQVMMAEQSEDDSVDSTGDGGAALAPGHLGGLVLENSDSLQ; encoded by the exons ATGATGGCGACACAGACACTGAGCATAGACAGCTATCCAGATGGGCAACAA ATGCAGGTAGTCACAGAGTTAAAAACGGAGCAAGACCCCAACTGCTCTGAACCAGATGTGGAAGGAGTGAGCCCTCCCCCGGTGGGGTCCCAGACACCGATGGATGCAGATAAGCAGGCCATTTATAG GCATCCACTATTTCCATTATTAGCTTTGTTGTTTGAAAAATGTGAACAGTCTACCCAGGGCTCAGAAGGCACAACTTCTGCCAGTTTCGATGTGGACATTGAGAACTTTGTgaggaagcaggagaaggagggaaagCCCTTCTTCTGTGAAGATCCAGAAACTGACAATTTA ATGGTAAAAGCCATCCAGGTTCTGCGTATTCATCTTCTTGAGCTGGAAAAGGTTAATGAACTCTGCAAAGATTTCTGCAGTCGCTATATTGCTTGTCTAAAAACGAAGATGAACAGCGAGACTCTCCTGAGTGGGGAACCTGGCAGCCCATACTCTCCCGTCCAGTCCCAG CAGATTCAAAGTGCCATCACAGGCACTCTTAGCCCCCAAGGAATTGTGGTGCCAGCATCCGCTTTGCAGCAGGGGAATGTCACCATGGCAACAGTGGCAG GGGGTACAGTCTATCAGCCTGTCACAGTTGTCACTCCCCAAGGCCAAGTGGTGACACAGGCGTTGTCGCCTGGTACCATCCGGATCCAGAACTCCCAG CTTCAGTTACAGTTAAACCAAGATCTCAGCATCTTGCATCAAGATGACGGCTCATCTAAGAACAAGAGGGGGGTCCTGCCGAAGCACGCCACCAACGTGATGCGGTCCTGGCTCTTTCAGCACATCGGG CATCCGTACCcgacagaagatgagaaaaaACAGATTGCTGCTCAGACAAACTTGACACTACTCCAAGTGAACAACTG GTTCATCAATGCAAGAAGACGAATCCTACAGCCGATGTTGGATTCTAGTTGCTCAGAAactccaaaaacaaagaaaaaaactgctCAGAACAGACCCGTCCAGAGGTTTTGGCCTGACTCCATCGCCTCGGGAGCAGCACAGCCAGCCGCCAGTGAGCTGACTGTGTCTGAAG GGGCCGTCGTGACCATCACCGCGCCGGTGAGCATGAACGTGGACAGCCTGCAGTCCCTGTCATCAGACGGGGCCACGTTGGCGGTGCAGCAGGTGATGATGGCCGAGCAGAGCGAGGATGACTCAGTGGACAGCACAGGGGATGGCGGGGCTGCGCTGGCGCCCGGCCACCTGGGCGGGCTGGTCCTGGAGAACAGCGACTCCCTGCAGTAG